A single window of Bordetella genomosp. 11 DNA harbors:
- a CDS encoding amino acid ABC transporter ATP-binding protein — MERPILRIVGLHKSYGANAVLKGIDLEVRRGELVFVIGPSGSGKSSLLRCCNQLETASAGQIVVDGDEITAHGADLNRIRQNIGMVFQQFNLYRHMTVLGNVTLALRKVQKLDRAEANRRGLEALRRVGLAERGDAYPDQLSGGQQQRVGIARALALRPRIVLFDEPTSALDPELVGEVLNVMRELKRDGMTMVVVSHEMAFARAAADRVIFMDGGVIVEQGPPEQVFGAPTHPRTRSFLSHLSDPGGHGTEARVA; from the coding sequence ATGGAACGTCCCATCCTGCGGATCGTCGGCCTGCACAAGTCCTATGGTGCGAACGCCGTCCTGAAAGGCATCGACCTGGAGGTGCGCCGCGGCGAACTGGTTTTCGTGATCGGGCCGTCGGGTTCCGGCAAAAGCAGCCTGCTGCGCTGCTGCAACCAGCTGGAAACGGCCAGCGCCGGGCAGATCGTGGTGGACGGGGACGAAATCACCGCCCATGGGGCCGACCTGAACCGCATCCGGCAGAACATCGGCATGGTGTTCCAGCAATTCAACCTGTACCGCCACATGACGGTGCTGGGCAATGTCACCCTGGCCCTGCGCAAGGTGCAGAAGCTGGACCGCGCGGAAGCGAACCGGCGTGGCCTGGAGGCACTGCGCCGGGTAGGCCTGGCCGAGCGTGGCGATGCCTATCCGGACCAGTTGTCGGGCGGCCAGCAACAGCGCGTCGGCATCGCCCGCGCCCTGGCGCTGCGCCCCAGGATCGTGCTGTTCGACGAGCCCACCAGCGCCCTGGATCCCGAATTGGTGGGCGAGGTGTTGAATGTCATGCGCGAACTCAAGCGCGACGGCATGACCATGGTCGTGGTCAGCCACGAAATGGCCTTTGCCCGCGCCGCCGCCGACCGCGTCATCTTCATGGACGGCGGCGTGATCGTGGAGCAAGGCCCGCCCGAACAGGTTTTCGGGGCGCCCACCCATCCCCGCACGCGCAGCTTTCTGTCGCACCTCTCCGATCCCGGCGGCCACGGCACCGAAGCGCGGGTTGCCTGA